GTGCAGCCTTGTAAAAGCTCAGTGGAAGTGATCTTAAAACTATCAGAAAGGGAGAGTTCACTCACTTGTAGTAGAAAGTTAGTATTCAGACTGGAGTTTTGCTGGTTGTTCCTTGAATGTTACGATTAGCATTAACtcttaatattttagcaggtgCTTTTTATAGGATTAAGTTTAACTAACCTTCAGTTGGATTTAACTATGTAGACTTTAGGTCTTTTATGTGAGATCTTTTgcctttaattcaattaaaaaaaacctgtctttCATGTTGAGACTttgatcctttgacctttgatgcgCTCTGTGACTCCACCTCTCCAAGCAGATCCCCCCCCCTATCTGGCTTTGTGCTAAATCGGCCGCTCAACAGTCTTCCTGGTGCCATGCAGCATAAACCACCTGCTGTTTATCATAGTCATGCAGGTTCTGCCACAGGGAGATGATAGTGTCGGTCTGCTGCgggtttaaaaaaaggactgtctgctcctgaagctccacCAGGTACTCGCCAAGGCTGTCCACGTGCTGGTACCCAGGCCTGTTTTTGTCATCAACAACCTATGCAAATAAACTGAACACATCTAATCATGGACCATaaagtgtcccagactggtttTTTGCTCACATAATGTAAAACAGACGTCTATGTGGAGTAAAACTAatgaatcatgtttttggacagaaacaggctgagttTTCTGCCTCTATATGACATTATAGAACACTTACAGTCAACAATGACTGACTGGCACACTGCTCTCATCAAGGCCCTCACAAAACCATCTGATGACCTCTGCCTGTTGTTGAGGGTGTtctgggagggggagaggaaccttTGTTAGTTTCATGCCTACAGTAACAATCTCTCCAGAcaaatccagtttaaaggtcATTCTCATCGGGAGTTACCTGGATCCACTCTTCTAATTGATCATTTACAGAGTTGTTCTGGAGGAGTCTTTTCAGTGCTTGATACACTTCTTCCTCATTGCAATCCACCATTCCACCATTCACTGGTGCCTCCTCCTTTGCGAACAACTCTGATAAGGGCTTTGAGGATCCACCTTTTGGGGTGGTCTTGTGTtcaactgcaaagagcaacaagtAGTGAAAACCCCCATCCAGATGTctgctttaaaaatgcacccaatcttttggtttttcagttatttacctGTAATTTTGTTGACTTTAATCTGTGTTCCTCTGTTTATCTTTTGTTCATCCAGGTACACAACAGGTTCTCTCTCTTTCGGTCGCCAGGTGTTTCTCATGCTCCTGTATTCATATTTTTCTGGTGACCGAAAAGTTGAGCTGCTGCCCCTATGGtaccgctgcttcctgtctccttcACAGTTGCGTCTGGAGTCCTGGTTGAACTTCCCAGGAATCGCCTTCTTCAactggagctgctccctctcttcagcctgcttcacctcttggtgaagctgctggatggTTTTGGGTCCTTCGTCTTTCCTTCGGGGCACCCAGTTGTTCTGAAGGCCACACATGAGATGTGATGAGAATTCAACTTGCAGACTATATTCATGATTTAACCATCAAAGAGTCTCACCTTTCTTAGGGCCACAACATCCTGCAACATGAATTTGATTCTTGAGGACATCTTCTGCTCCTTCAGTAGGTTGCATATGTTGCTACAGTAGCTATCAAGTTTTggctaaaaggaagaaaataatagGAAGAAAATAAGAGTCCCACTCATTCAGTTTATGCgtagacagtgtgtgtgtgtgtgtgtttgtatgtatatgtgtttgtgtgtgtgtgtgtgtgttgcgcaCAGCTCTCCTTACCCTCTCAGTCCCAGTGTCCAGGTCCTTCCCCACTGTGGACAGGAgcttgcacacacactccagagagTCCTCGCACTCGTCCTGGAGGAGTTTACCTAtgcaggtgtgtatgatgggctCCCAGATCATCTTCAGCTTAAAAAGCTCTCCGATA
The window above is part of the Takifugu flavidus isolate HTHZ2018 unplaced genomic scaffold, ASM371156v2 ctg904, whole genome shotgun sequence genome. Proteins encoded here:
- the LOC130521352 gene encoding uncharacterized protein LOC130521352 translates to MKQVDELNIDTEETLNAVVELIVNKALSEQSYSATYAKMCHHLKGLMVSSQSSNDFVLFHKRLLTRCQMEFQNCGLLTQKEKDVSVQEDLEQTRHKTRVRLLGTVRFIGELFKLKMIWEPIIHTCIGKLLQDECEDSLECVCKLLSTVGKDLDTGTERPKLDSYCSNICNLLKEQKMSSRIKFMLQDVVALRKNNWVPRRKDEGPKTIQQLHQEVKQAEEREQLQLKKAIPGKFNQDSRRNCEGDRKQRYHRGSSSTFRSPEKYEYRSMRNTWRPKEREPVVYLDEQKINRGTQIKVNKITVEHKTTPKGGSSKPLSELFAKEEAPVNGGMVDCNEEEVYQALKRLLQNNSVNDQLEEWIQNTLNNRQRSSDGFVRALMRAVCQSVIVDCKCSIMPGYQHVDSLGEYLVELQEQTVLFLNPQQTDTIISLWQNLHDYDKQQTPTMTTNIYQAGQVPSIRSPQRGGEGNGRTAGATEKVIRTFRGILNKLTPEMFESLMKQVDELNIDTEETLNAVVELIVNKALSEQSYSATYAKMCHHLKGVNSAFFVRTIG